The Meriones unguiculatus strain TT.TT164.6M chromosome 1, Bangor_MerUng_6.1, whole genome shotgun sequence genome has a segment encoding these proteins:
- the Rbm14 gene encoding RNA-binding protein 14 isoform X2 — protein MEKEADAKAAIAQLNGKEVKGKRINVELSTKGQKKGPALAIQSGDKTKKPGAGDTAFPGTGGFSATFDYQQAFGNSTGGFDGQARQPTPPFFGRDRSPLRRSPPRASYVAPLTAQPATYRAQPSVSLGAAYRAQPSASLGVGYRTQPMTAQAASYRAQPSVSLGAPYRGQLASPSSQSAAASSLGPYGGAQPSASALSTYGGQAAAASSLNSYGAQGSSLASYGNQPSSYGAQAASSYGVRAAASSYNTQGAASSLGSYGAQAASYGAQSAASSLAYGAQAASYNAQPSASYSAQSAPYAAQQAASYSSQPAAYVAQPATAAAYASQPAAYAAQATTPMAGSYGAQPVVQTQLNSYGAQASMGLSGSYGAQSAAAATGSYGAAAAYGAQPSATLAAPYRTQSSASLAASYAAQQHPQAAASYRGQPGSAYDGTGQPSAAYLSMSQGAVANANSTPPPYERTRLSPPRASYDDPYKKAVAMSKRYGSDRRLAELSDYRRLSESQLSFRRSPTKSSLDYRRLPDAHSDYARYSGSYNDYLRAAQMHSGYQRRM, from the exons ATGGAGAAGGAAGCAGATGCCAAAGCCGCCATCGCGCAGCTCAACGGCAAAGAAGTGAAGGGCAAGCGCATCAACGTGGAACTCTCAACCAAAGGGCAGAAGAAGGGGCCTGCCCTGGCTATCCAGTCTGGGGACAAGACCAAGAAACCAGGGGCTGGGGATACAGCATTCCCTGGAACTGGTGGCTTCTCTGCCACCTTCGACTACCAGCAGGCTTTTGGCAACAGCACTGGTGGCTTTGATGGGCAAGCCCGTCAGCCCACACCACCATTCTTTGGTCGCGACCGCAGCCCCCTGCGCCGTTCACCTCCTCGAGCCTCTTACGTGGCTCCTCTGACGGCCCAGCCAGCCACCTACCGGGCCCAACCATCAGTGTCGCTGGGAGCTGCCTATAGGGCCCAGCCTTCTGCCTCTTTGGGTGTTGGCTATCGGACTCAGCCCATGACAGCCCAGGCAGCCTCTTACCGTGCTCAGCCCTCTGTCTCCCTTGGGGCCCCCTACAGGGGTCAGCTGGCCAGCCCGAGTTCCCAGTCTGCCGCAGCTTCCTCGCTTGGCCCATATGGTGGAGCCCAGCCCTCAGCCTCAGCCCTTTCCACCTATGGGGGTCAGGCAGCTGCAGCTTCTTCGCTTAACTCCTATGGGGCTCAGGGCTCCTCCCTTGCCTCCTATGGTAACCAGCCATCCTCTTATGGCGCCCAAGCTGCCTCTTCGTATGGAGTTCGTGCGGCTGCTTCTTCCTATAACACACAGGGAGCagcttcttccctaggttccTATGGAGCTCAAGCAGCCTCCTATGGTGCCCAGTCTGCAGCCTCCTCACTAGCTTATGGAGCCCAGGCAGCCTCTTACAATGCCCAGCCCTCAGCTTCTTACAGTGCCCAGTCTGCCCCATATGCTGCACAACAGGCTGCTTCCTATTCTTCCCAGCCTGCTGCTTATGTGGCACAGCCAGCCACAGCTGCTGCCTATGCTAGCCAGCCAGCTGCCTATGCTGCACAAGCCACCACACCAATGGCTGGTTCCTACGGGGCTCAACCAGTTGTTCAGACCCAGCTGAATAGTTATGGGGCTCAAGCATCCATGGGCCTGTCAGGCTCATATGGAGCTCAGTCTGCTGCTGCGGCCACTGGCTCCTATGGTGCGGCAGCTGCCTATGGGGCTCAGCCTTCTGCCACCCTGGCAGCTCCTTACCGCACTCAGTCATCAGCCTCATTGGCTGCTTCCTATGCTGCCCAGCAGCATCCCCAGGCTGCTGCCTCCTACCGTGGCCAGCCAGGCAGTGCCTACGATGGGACAGGCCAGCCGTCAGCAGCCTACCTGTCTATGTCCCAGGGGGCCGTTGCCAACGCCAACAGCACCCCGCCGCCCTATGAGCGTACCCGCCTCTCCCCACCCCGGGCCAGCTACGACGATCCCTACAAAAAGGCTGTCGCCATGTCGAAAAG GTATGGTTCCGACCGGCGTTTAGCCGAGCTCTCTGATTACCGCCGTTTATCAGAGTCGCAGCTTTCGTTCCGCCGCTCGCCGACAAAGTCCTCGCTGGATTACCGTCGCCTGCCCGATGCCCATTCCGATTACGCACGCTATTCGGGCTCCTATAATGATTACCTGCGGGCAGCTCAGATGCACTCTGGGTACCAGCGCCGCATGTAG
- the Rbm14 gene encoding RNA-binding protein 14 isoform X1: MKIFVGNVDGADTTPEELAALFAPYGTVMSCAVMKQFAFVHMRENAGAVRAIEALHGHELRPGRALVVEMSRPRPLNTWKIFVGNVSAACTSQELRSLFERRGRVIECDVVKDYAFVHMEKEADAKAAIAQLNGKEVKGKRINVELSTKGQKKGPALAIQSGDKTKKPGAGDTAFPGTGGFSATFDYQQAFGNSTGGFDGQARQPTPPFFGRDRSPLRRSPPRASYVAPLTAQPATYRAQPSVSLGAAYRAQPSASLGVGYRTQPMTAQAASYRAQPSVSLGAPYRGQLASPSSQSAAASSLGPYGGAQPSASALSTYGGQAAAASSLNSYGAQGSSLASYGNQPSSYGAQAASSYGVRAAASSYNTQGAASSLGSYGAQAASYGAQSAASSLAYGAQAASYNAQPSASYSAQSAPYAAQQAASYSSQPAAYVAQPATAAAYASQPAAYAAQATTPMAGSYGAQPVVQTQLNSYGAQASMGLSGSYGAQSAAAATGSYGAAAAYGAQPSATLAAPYRTQSSASLAASYAAQQHPQAAASYRGQPGSAYDGTGQPSAAYLSMSQGAVANANSTPPPYERTRLSPPRASYDDPYKKAVAMSKRYGSDRRLAELSDYRRLSESQLSFRRSPTKSSLDYRRLPDAHSDYARYSGSYNDYLRAAQMHSGYQRRM, translated from the exons ATGAAGATCTTTGTGGGTAATGTCGACGGGGCGGATACGACGCCGGAGGAGCTGGCGGCCCTCTTCGCGCCCTACGGCACGGTCATGAGCTGCGCCGTCATGAAACAGTTTGCCTTCGTGCACATGCGCGAGAACGCTGGCGCGGTGCGCGCCATCGAGGCCCTGCATGGCCACGAGCTGCGTCCAGGTCGCGCGCTCGTGGTGGAGATGTCGCGCCCGAGGCCCCTGAACACTTGGAAGATTTTCGTGGGCAACGTGTCGGCTGCATGCACAAGCCAGGAATTGCGCAGCCTCTTCGAGCGCCGTGGACGCGTCATCGAGTGTGACGTGGTGAAAG ACTACGCGTTTGTTCACATGGAGAAGGAAGCAGATGCCAAAGCCGCCATCGCGCAGCTCAACGGCAAAGAAGTGAAGGGCAAGCGCATCAACGTGGAACTCTCAACCAAAGGGCAGAAGAAGGGGCCTGCCCTGGCTATCCAGTCTGGGGACAAGACCAAGAAACCAGGGGCTGGGGATACAGCATTCCCTGGAACTGGTGGCTTCTCTGCCACCTTCGACTACCAGCAGGCTTTTGGCAACAGCACTGGTGGCTTTGATGGGCAAGCCCGTCAGCCCACACCACCATTCTTTGGTCGCGACCGCAGCCCCCTGCGCCGTTCACCTCCTCGAGCCTCTTACGTGGCTCCTCTGACGGCCCAGCCAGCCACCTACCGGGCCCAACCATCAGTGTCGCTGGGAGCTGCCTATAGGGCCCAGCCTTCTGCCTCTTTGGGTGTTGGCTATCGGACTCAGCCCATGACAGCCCAGGCAGCCTCTTACCGTGCTCAGCCCTCTGTCTCCCTTGGGGCCCCCTACAGGGGTCAGCTGGCCAGCCCGAGTTCCCAGTCTGCCGCAGCTTCCTCGCTTGGCCCATATGGTGGAGCCCAGCCCTCAGCCTCAGCCCTTTCCACCTATGGGGGTCAGGCAGCTGCAGCTTCTTCGCTTAACTCCTATGGGGCTCAGGGCTCCTCCCTTGCCTCCTATGGTAACCAGCCATCCTCTTATGGCGCCCAAGCTGCCTCTTCGTATGGAGTTCGTGCGGCTGCTTCTTCCTATAACACACAGGGAGCagcttcttccctaggttccTATGGAGCTCAAGCAGCCTCCTATGGTGCCCAGTCTGCAGCCTCCTCACTAGCTTATGGAGCCCAGGCAGCCTCTTACAATGCCCAGCCCTCAGCTTCTTACAGTGCCCAGTCTGCCCCATATGCTGCACAACAGGCTGCTTCCTATTCTTCCCAGCCTGCTGCTTATGTGGCACAGCCAGCCACAGCTGCTGCCTATGCTAGCCAGCCAGCTGCCTATGCTGCACAAGCCACCACACCAATGGCTGGTTCCTACGGGGCTCAACCAGTTGTTCAGACCCAGCTGAATAGTTATGGGGCTCAAGCATCCATGGGCCTGTCAGGCTCATATGGAGCTCAGTCTGCTGCTGCGGCCACTGGCTCCTATGGTGCGGCAGCTGCCTATGGGGCTCAGCCTTCTGCCACCCTGGCAGCTCCTTACCGCACTCAGTCATCAGCCTCATTGGCTGCTTCCTATGCTGCCCAGCAGCATCCCCAGGCTGCTGCCTCCTACCGTGGCCAGCCAGGCAGTGCCTACGATGGGACAGGCCAGCCGTCAGCAGCCTACCTGTCTATGTCCCAGGGGGCCGTTGCCAACGCCAACAGCACCCCGCCGCCCTATGAGCGTACCCGCCTCTCCCCACCCCGGGCCAGCTACGACGATCCCTACAAAAAGGCTGTCGCCATGTCGAAAAG GTATGGTTCCGACCGGCGTTTAGCCGAGCTCTCTGATTACCGCCGTTTATCAGAGTCGCAGCTTTCGTTCCGCCGCTCGCCGACAAAGTCCTCGCTGGATTACCGTCGCCTGCCCGATGCCCATTCCGATTACGCACGCTATTCGGGCTCCTATAATGATTACCTGCGGGCAGCTCAGATGCACTCTGGGTACCAGCGCCGCATGTAG
- the Rbm14 gene encoding RNA-binding protein 14 isoform X5, which produces MKIFVGNVDGADTTPEELAALFAPYGTVMSCAVMKQFAFVHMRENAGAVRAIEALHGHELRPGRALVVEMSRPRPLNTWKIFVGNVSAACTSQELRSLFERRGRVIECDVVKGNWHSG; this is translated from the coding sequence ATGAAGATCTTTGTGGGTAATGTCGACGGGGCGGATACGACGCCGGAGGAGCTGGCGGCCCTCTTCGCGCCCTACGGCACGGTCATGAGCTGCGCCGTCATGAAACAGTTTGCCTTCGTGCACATGCGCGAGAACGCTGGCGCGGTGCGCGCCATCGAGGCCCTGCATGGCCACGAGCTGCGTCCAGGTCGCGCGCTCGTGGTGGAGATGTCGCGCCCGAGGCCCCTGAACACTTGGAAGATTTTCGTGGGCAACGTGTCGGCTGCATGCACAAGCCAGGAATTGCGCAGCCTCTTCGAGCGCCGTGGACGCGTCATCGAGTGTGACGTGGTGAAAG